Proteins encoded within one genomic window of Trichoderma asperellum chromosome 2, complete sequence:
- a CDS encoding uncharacterized protein (SECRETED:SignalP(1-20)), whose amino-acid sequence MNIIVVGAGIAGLSLAIALGQSGHQVTILDAAPQLAELGAGVQMTPQALRYLFQWGLKEDLLAESIIPENLHVWDGSSGNLLGHVRIREMESQYGAPYIVVHRAVLHNILHRHAIKAGGQLLLDSNVVEYDFANGAVQLLNGKRLTADLVVAADGINSLARSQLLGNKNPGSLPTGWAAFRMTTEVSKLKADPTTSSLVDLQSRSSNFWVAPQISCMTYLIKDATLLNIVLTHRDDVNTKDLTSNECKEIVRDLFKDFEPRVQRILDLSTPKIANYPVYAVPPLPSWAHESGRFVLMGDAAHAMAFYMSMGVSIAVEDAAALAAALDLACPPGSSFSLSSEADGRGLKHALHAFETVRKPRAEAVQEASLHGGDSLHTSSKEERGVLYEALGHSHRDEIWPLEIDTGGGNFVQRCKSTGQRLGPGGITDKGTRDWCYNYDAIGAVEKYFKSSAAETLA is encoded by the exons ATGAACATTATAGTCGTCGGAGCAGGGATCGCGGGCCTCTCGCTTGCCATTGCCCTCGGCCAGTCAGGCCACCAAGTCACAATTCTCGATGCTGCCCCTCAGCTTGCCGAGCTGGGTGCGGGCGTTCAAATGACGCCACAAGCTCTACGGTATTTATTCCAATGGGGCCTCAAAGAAGATCTACTGGCGGAGTCTATTATTCCCGAAAATCTGCATGTATGGGATGGAAGTAGCGGCAATCTCTTGGGACATGTTCGAATCAGAGAAATGGAATCTCAGTACGGTGCCCCGTACATTGTTGTTCATCGGGCCGTTTTACACAACATCCTGCATCGCCACGCCATCAAAGCCGGCGGACAGCTGCTCCTAGACAGCAACGTCGTCGAGTATGATTTCGCCAATGGTGCGGTCCAGCTGCTAAATGGCAAAAGGCTAACAGCCGatcttgttgttgctgccgaTG GAATCAACTCCCTCGCCCGATCCCAGCTTTTGGGGAATAAGAATCCTGGAAGTCTGCCTACTGGATGGGCCGCTTTTCGCATGACAACCGAAGTCTCAAAGCTCAAAGCTGATCCAACGACTTCAAGTCTAGTAGATCTCCAGTCTCGCAGCTCCAACTTTTGGGTTGCTCCACAGATATCGTGCATGACATACTTGATCAAAGATGCCACTCTGCTCAATATCGTTCTTACCCACCGGGATGATGTCAACACCAAGGATCTTACCTCAAATGAATGCAAAGAGATAGTCCGAGACTTATTCAAAGACTTCGAGCCCCG TGTTCAACGCATATTAGACCTTTCTACGCCCAAGATTGCCAATTACCCTGTATATGCCGTGCCGCCATTGCCTTCCTGGGCTCACGAATCCGGCCGCTTCGTCCTCATGGGCGACGCCGCTCACGCCATGGCCTTTTACATGTCCATGGGCGTCAGCATCGCCGTCGAGGACGCAGCCGCCCTTGCAGCCGCCCTGGACCTTGCTTGTCCTCCTGGATccagcttttctctctccagcgAAGCAGATGGGCGGGGATTAAAACATGCACTGCACGCTTTCGAGACGGTGAGGAAGCCGAGGGCTGAAGCTGTGCAAGAGGCCAGTTTGCATGGGGGTGACTCGTTACATACTTCGAGTAAAGAAGAGCGTGGAGTTCTCTATGAAGCTCTTGGCCATTCGCACAGGGATGAGATCTGGCCGCTAGAAATTGATACTGGTGGAGGCAACTTCGTTCAAAGATGTAAATCAACAGGTCAACGGCTTGGACCAGGTGGCATCACGGACAAGGGGACAAGAGATTGGTGCTACAATTACGATGCCATCGGTGCCGTAGAGAAATACTTCAAGTCCTCGGCTGCGGAAACGCTTGCCTGA